One Drosophila kikkawai strain 14028-0561.14 chromosome 3L, DkikHiC1v2, whole genome shotgun sequence genomic window carries:
- the gig gene encoding tuberin produces MSSKDKAKFKLFLKTKPAGYVGERTLRPEFERELRPEQPVAERCRMLKELGDMYLHNYNLDETSITILFKLTNDLIVPNKPAETRQIALSFYKRLIHTQYKNLTIMREKFFLVIQNHETREDLRHLLDLLDTLTDNGKDITNFEEKIGKFMLLWIPAITEANLLSPYLDMLVNLIKFNAAHLDKDILVGIVQNACELSCSVTVDEIGLQCLTILEMVIGYTIFPSEPLPQCITTLCRTVNHAPYCPASHKIMKNLLGTQLGYHSMKMMCSILNDRVLYDDAHMLRGAVFHLNMNIFGSNIIFQVSPMTYATNVLTAFLRALDSRQVIVTFEVILSVRMVINNKQQLSEIIWDRICDIMSAIVTNIEYYEATNINKDQLHHLQIKFHENIDCIEKLLQQDRSQILGNVERIYDLIERVADRRPEASVLALIEYRSRRVTATRPEWLQVLAQFVRRYYRMSNVNVRIKTIEALVRIMDQNRACYEEEILSRVVLVLLSNIHLEPNVLVRVAVARALANFATHCDTKRCMDLLDILEALINRPFEHNRHGDTDVWISNESEIADIIAAVDGLVKVFAIKLHRMPAAHALKIFNILMDHLELHYDRPKIFEQFSLVRFKIFTWLLQARANGSYHIGYPEGNSDVVKFSHYLGIDSPLLPQAHPTAISTRRMCKLIVRCLEHDSDYVVFQQVIRKLPKVLQNKALVQGNDIEEIANTLLKITSVTNNKFKRPTDEFHALVLPAIASLVIYHESLQPPQHYGIITALNSRVLTGVASVCINTMTILILEMPEALMRKLPAVLLQMSKMSDTNALATPVLEFLSLLIHLSKHLFANFTNMHNMYVFAITLPYTKPHRYDHYTVSLAHHIIAGWFLKCKLELRKNCVNYIKNSIQSNAKMLSSDIVNLNSLNEDSSNRKRSTSLTEGGSRNNAKALNDLEMRPQMNIGLRNIHAELAETCFDFLARHTYSPCPSMPKRLPAAEYLLKDGVSQTWLVGHNLVTITTSGCPSAPTRSGLCERCAQLGKAPSISLNSKSLSDASAAPPLSPERERRYTKVSLQHSSGNESAGSTELTSSSSSNSAATGGHPHRQISNSSTASLDALSRRGSNPEALGSGGLGEEGPHTGSNTSLLGNSLSQSSVSMSPSSGGSVVQQAVCVRACTGWAEILIRRPTGNVSWITRIQNPITNDCYGQDLPFNNVVSLFLPTAHGGVFGPDTTTIQQVPSHPLMADSEPEQTAAPAPQAASAIRSRMVAKARALQRQEEIHSVGGGNGNGGEGGNGNGNGNASSSGAAVAIPIPRVSAGGKRGKEAALCGSVSDGEADDDSLAFEDAQSRARNPVRRVNSSPEMSSSWRQSFLTNKPMPLSQEPVKSAVDEPQSQLTLKKKSVQYSTKDMRVSCEAIPEEIAGSTPPSAAQALQPESGTLPPKQHSADDVSSHVAGGGSSTLQAGGGSTLKLGKPPLSPGQLPLLATGRLTSFGGTSVPQPGALAKSSSGGGGSNGANVGGVIPSDYDNGNNGNGDMMRGRSKTISGIPSNGSGACPPPASSFRNFGTAKPPINTKLCMNPSFIFLQLYTTGQLGVTDVPLKVGPENASAVTLIDLVPPFETHKIGVLYVGQGQCNNEVEILRNSHGSARYVEFLRNIGTLVSLKEAEQNNLFIMLDRNGADGKFAYIWKDDILQVTFHVATLMPTNLQDDPNCNLKKSHIGNDFVKIIYNESGEEYNLNTISGQFNYACVIVEPLELNSNRVYVKARSEISKFVCHPEPRIVSDRSAPLLARQMALHANLASLVYQSVQKKHPYASNWLERLRKLKRLRSKLIEGLNSQQKSGSASSGIGGVNAATSIGSDINDQRGDFIRFT; encoded by the exons ATGAGCTCCAAGGATAAGGCCAAATTCAAGCTGTTCCTCAAAACGAAGCCGGCAG GATACGTGGGGGAGCGGACCCTGCGGCCGGAGTTCGAGAGGGAACTGCGGCCGGAGCAGCCGGTGGCGGAGCGTTGCAGGATGCTTAAGGAGCTAGGTGACATGTATCTGCACAACTATAACCTGGATGAG ACCTCCATCACTATTCTGTTTAAACTCACCAACGATCTCATCGTGCCCAACAAGCCGGCCGAAACGCGCCAGATTGCGTTGAGCTTTTACAAGCGACTCATCCACACACAGTACAAGAACCTGACCATCATGCGGGAGAAGTTCTTCCTGGTCATCCAGAACCACGAGACGCGCGAAGATCTGCGCCACCTGCTTGACCTGCTCGACACACTCACCGACAATGGGAAGGACATCACCAACTTTGAGGAGAAG ATTGGCAAGTTTATGCTGCTCTGGATCCCAGCAATCACTGAGGCCAATCTGCTGAGCCCTTATCTTGACATGCTGGTCAATCTGATCAAGTTCAATGCGGCCCATTTGGACAAGGACATTCTCGTGGGAATCGTGCA GAATGCCTGCGAACTCAGCTGCAGCGTGACGGTGGATGAGATTGGCCTGCAGTGTCTGACAATCCTGGAGATGGTCATCGGGTACACCATCTTTCCCAGCGAGCCATTGCCGCAGTGCATCACAACCTTGTGTCGGACGGTCAATCATGCGCCCTATTGTCCGGCCTCACACAAG ATCATGAAGAACCTGCTGGGCACACAGCTGGGCTATCATTCCATGAAGATGATGTGCAGCATCCTCAACGATCGTGTCCTCTACGATGACGCCCATATGCTGCGCGGTGCCGTCTTCCATCTGAACATGAACATCTTCGGTTCAAACATTATTTTCCAGGTTTCACCCATGACCTATGCCACGAATGTGCTGACAGCCTTCCTTAGG GCTCTAGACAGTCGACAGGTGATCGTTACATTTGAGGTAATTCTCAGTGTTCGCATGGTGATTAATAACAAGCAGCAGCTCTCCGAGATCATTTGGGATCGCATCTGTGACATAATGTCGGCAATCGTCACCAATATCGAGTACTATGAGGCCACTAATATCAACAAGGACCAACTGCATCATTTGCAGATCAAATTTCACGAGAACATCGACTGCATAGAGAAACTGCTGCAGCAGGATCGTTCTCAGATCCTGGGCAACGTGGAACGCATCTATGATCTCATCGAGCGGGTGGCAGACAGACGGCCGGAGGCCTCTGTTCTGGCCCTGATCGAGTACCGATCGCGACGCGTGACTGCCACGCGACCGGAATGGCTTCAAGTTTTGGCCCAGTTTGTGCGCCGTTACTACCGCATGTCCAACGTCAATGTGCGCATCAAAACGATCGAGGCTTTGGTGCGGATCATGGACCAGAATCGTGCCTGCTACGAGGAGGAGATACTCAGCAGAGTGGTGCTCGTCCTGCTGTCCAACATCCATCTGGAGCCAAATGTGCTCGTTCGCGTGGCTGTGGCTCGGGCTCTAGCTAATTTTGCTACGCACTGTGACACCAAGCGATGCATGGATTTGCTGGATATCCTGGAGGCGCTCATCAACCGACCATTTGAGCATAACCGTCATGGCGACACTGACGTTTGGATTAGCAATGAGTCGGAAATTGCCGACATTATAGCCGCCGTTGATGGTTTGGTCAAGGTTTTCGCCATCAAGCTGCACCGCATGCCAGCGGCCCATGCCCTCAAGATATTCAACATTCTGATGGATCACCTGGAGCTGCACTATGACCGACCCAAAATCTTTGAGCAGTTCAGCTTGGTGCGATTTAAA ATCTTCACTTGGCTGCTGCAGGCCCGTGCCAATGGCTCTTACCACATTGGCTATCCGGAGGGTAACAGCGATGTGGTCAAGTTCAGTCACTATCTGGGTATAGATTCGCCACTGTTGCCACAGGCTCATCCCACGGCCATCTCCACGCGTCGCATGTGCAAGCTGATTGTGCGCTGTCTGGAGCACGACTCTGACTATGTGGTGTTTCAACAGGTCATCCGAAAGCTGCCCAAAGTCCTACAGAACAAGGCTTTGGTTCAGGGCAACGATATAGAGGAAATAGCCAACACACTCCTCAAGATTACCTCGGTGACCAACAATAAGTTCAAGCGGCCCACCGATGAATTTCACGCCTTGGTCCTGCCCGCCATTGCCTCGCTGGTCATCTACCATGAGAGCCTGCAGCCACCGCAGCACTATGGTATCATCACCGCCCTCAATTCGAGGGTTCTCACTGGCGTTGCCAGCGTCTGTATTAACACGATGACGATTTTGATACTGGAGATGCCGGAGGCCTTGATGCGAAAACTGCCGGCCgtgctgctgcagatgagcAAGATGTCTGACACGAATGCACTGGCCACTCCGGTTCTGGAGTTTCTGTCGC TGCTGATTCATCTGTCCAAGCATCTCTTTGCGAACTTCACCAACATGCACAACATGTACGTGTTTGCCATTACCCTGCCGTATACAAAGCCGCATCGCTATGATCACTATACAGTGTCCCTGGCCCACCACATCATTGCCGGATGGTTCCTCAAATGCAAGCTGGAGCTGCGCAAGAACTGCGTTAACTACATCAAGAAC tcGATTCAATCGAATGCCAAGATGCTGTCCAGCGACATTGTGAACCTGAATTCCCTCAACGAGGACTCGTCCAACAGAAAGCGAAGCACCAGCCTCACCGAAGGCGGCAGTCGCAACAATGCCAAGGCCTTGAACGACCTGGAAATGCGACCTCAGATGAATATTGGACTGCGCAATATCCATGCCGAGCTGGCGGAGACCTGCTTTGACTTTCTGGCCAGGCACACCTACTCTCCCTGCCCCTCGATGCCCAAGCG TCTTCCCGCCGCTGAATACCTGCTTAAGGATGGAGTCTCCCAGACCTGGCTGGTGGGCCACAATCTGGTGACCATAACCACTTCCGGCTGCCCATCTGCCCCAACCCGCAGTGGTCTCTGCGAGCGTTGCGCTCAATTGGGCAAGGCGCCCAGCATAAGCCTGAACTCCAAGAGTTTGAGCGATGCCTCCGCCGCTCCGCCTCTGTCACCAGAGCGGGAGAGACGCTACACCAAGGTGAGCCTGCAGCATAGCAGCGGCAACGAATCAGCGGGCAGCACCGAGCTGACCTCATCTTCGTCCTCAAACTCGGCAGCCACGGGCGGCCATCCGCACCGACAGATCTCCAACAGCTCCACTGCCTCCCTGGACGCCTTGTCACGTCGTGGCTCGAATCCCGAGGCTCTGGGCAGCGGTGGACTGGGCGAGGAGGGACCGCACACTGGGAGCAACACATCGCTTCTTGGCAATTCTTTGTCTCAATCCTCGGTGAGCATGAGTCCGTCGTCGGGGGGTTCGGTGGTACAGCAGGCGGTTTGTGTACGCGCCTGCACTGGTTGGGCAGAGATTCTCATTCGACGGCCAACTGGCAATGTCTCCTGGATAACCCGCATTCAGAATCCCATCACCAACGACTGCTATGGCCAGGATCTGCCCTTCAACAATGTTGTCTCGCTGTTTTTGCCCACGGCGCATGGCGGAGTATTTGGACCAGACACCACCACCATTCAGCAGGTTCCGTCTCATCCGCTGATGGCGGATTCCGAACCAGAGCAAACTGCTGCGCCTGCACCCCAAGCGGCGAGTGCCATTCGCAGCCGAATGGTGGCCAAGGCTCGTGCCCTCCAGCGACAGGAGGAAATCCACTCGGTGGGTggcggcaatggcaatggcggCGAAGGTGGAAACGGAAATGGTAATGGAAATGCGTCCAGCAGTGGAGCCGCAGTTGCCATTCCCATTCCAAGGGTTTCGGCAGGGGGAAAGCGCGGCAAGGAGGCCGCCCTCTGTGGAAGTGTGAGCGATGGCGAGGCGGACGACGATTCGCTGGCCTTCGAGGATGCCCAGAGTCGCGCCCGGAATCCCGTGCGTCGGGTCAACTCCAGTCCGGAGATGAGTTCCAGTTGGCGGCAGTCTTTCCTAACCAACAAGCCGATGCCATTGTCCCAGGAGCCCGTGAAGTCAGCCGTCGATGAGCCGCAATCGCAGCTCACGTTGAAGAAGAAGAGTGTCCAATACAGCACCAAGGATATGCGCGTTAGCTGCGAGGCCATACCGGAAGAGATAGCCGGCTCCACGCCGCCCTCGGCTGCCCAGGCTTTGCAGCCGGAGAGCGGAACTCTGCCGCCCAAGCAGCACTCGGCGGATGATGTGAGCAGCCATGTGGCCGGTGGTGGGAGCAGCACCCTGCAAGCTGGTGGAGGATCTACCTTGAAGCTGGGAAAACCACCGCTTTCGCCCGGGCAGCTGCCCTTACTGGCCACGGGAAGGTTGACCAGCTTCGGGGGCACTTCTGTTCCACAACCTGGGGCTCTGGCCAAGTCTAGTAGCGGCGGCGGAGGGAGCAATGGAGCCAATGTCGGCGGCGTGATACCCTCTGATTATGACAACGGCAACAATGGCAACGGCGACATGATGCGCGGACGCTCGAAAACCATTTCGGGAATACCAAGCAACGGCAGTGGTGCTTGTCCGCCGCCGGCGAGCAGTTTCCGCAACTTTGGAACCGCAAAGCCGCCCATCAACACGAAGCTGTGCATGAATCCTAGCTTCATATTCCTGCAGCTCTATACCACCGGCCAGCTGGGCGTCACGGATGTCCCGCTGAAGGTGGGCCCGGAAAATGCTAGCGCCGTGACCCTGATCGATCTGGTTCCGCCATTCGAGACGCATAAGATCGGTGTGCTTTACGTGGGCCAGGGGCAGTGTAACAACGAGGTGGAGATCCTGCGAAACTCGCACGGCAGCGCTAGATATGTGGAGTTCCTGCGCAACATCGGTACCTTGGTCAGCCTCAAGGAGGCCGAGCAAAACAATCTGTTCATAATGCTGGACAGGAATGGAGCTGATGGCAAGTTTGCCTACATTTGGAAAGATGACATATTGCAG GTCACCTTCCATGTGGCCACTTTGATGCCCACCAATCTGCAGGATGATCCCAACTGCAACTTGAAAAAGAGCCACATTGGCAACGACTTTGTGAAGATCATCTACAACGAGAGCGGCGAGGAATACAACCTGAATACGATATCC GGACAATTCAACTACGCTTGTGTAATTGTGGAGCCACTCGAGCTAAACTCCAACAGGGTGTATGTGAAGGCGCGCTCTGAGATATCAAAGTTTGTGTGCCACCCAGAGCCCAGAATCGTCTCCGATCGCAGTGCTCCTCTGTTGGCCCGACAAATGGCCCTGCACGCCAAT CTCGCCTCGCTAGTCTACCAAAGTGTGCAGAAAAAGCACCCGTATGCATCGAATTGGCTAGAACGATTGCGCAAACTCAAGCGCCTGCGATCCAAG CTCATTGAGGGCCTGAACAGCCAGCAGAAGTCCGGCAGTGCTTCGAGTGGCATCGGAGGAGTCAATGCCGCCACGTCCATAGGCTCGGATATTAATGACCAACGAGGGGACTTTATCAGATTCACATag
- the obst-J gene encoding peritrophin-48 translates to MKDQLLLIVLLLAVSLVESLTAVPDIASLCQISEPWQMLPHEHHCQRFYVCTGDPEVPFQEFSCPLEYHFSRELKICVPGTCSDDPPSPICGLINHVERVSHDCSRYMQCLTGGAYAVAKCSAGNYFDPNRKACLPVAVTAAHQCSCVLPDNATLANSNDCETYFRCKKGEAVLVQCPPGEYFEAEVGTCLPDLTGICLERPTMPPQSMVSAKALALDECIRTGSRLAPHRRDCQRYYICARMRVIEMRCPRGQYFDVVHRLCSLDRQSECNVSTMVENKQEQPKKEDQEVDIKENELDSVLAEDLSLPGLEANAKQPAPPPNERDVVSNYDKFSSKFVSL, encoded by the exons ATGAAGG ATCAACTTTTATTAATTGTGCTTCTGCTGGCCGTGAGCTTAGTGGAATCGCTTACTGCTGTTCCGGATATCGCTTCTCTCTGCCAGATTTCCGAGCCCTGGCAAATGTTGCCACACGAGCATCATTGCCAGAGGTTCTATGTCTGCACCGGTGACCCGGAAGTGCCCTTCCAGGAGTTTAGCTGTCCACTGGAATATCATTTTAGCAGGGAACTAAAGATATGTGTACCGGGCACCTGCTCCGATGATCCTCCCTCCCCCATTTGTGGCTTAATAAACCACGTTGAAAGAGTTTCACACGATTGCTCGCGCTACATGCAATGCTTGACGGGTGGTGCGTATGCTGTGGCCAAGTGCTCTGCCGGAAACTACTTTGATCCCAATCGCAAAGCCTGCCTGCCCGTAGCCGTGACGGCCGCTCACCAGTGCAGCTGTGTGCTGCCGGATAATGCCACATTGGCCAACTCAAATGACTGCGAGACGTATTTCCGCTGCAAGAAGGGAGAGGCTGTGTTGGTCCAGTGTCCTCCCGGAGAATACTTTGAGGCGGAAGTGGGCACCTGTCTGCCGGACCTCACAGGCATCTGTCTGGAGAGGCCCACAATGCCGCCGCAGTCGATGGTGTCCGCGAAGGCTCTGGCTTTGGACGAATGCATACGGACGGGAAGTCGCCTGGCGCCACATAGACGCGATTGTCAGCGGTACTATATTTGTGCCAGGATGCGGGTGATTGAAATGCGCTGTCCCCGGGGTCAGTACTTTGATGTAGTGCATCGGCTGTGCAGCCTGGATCGGCAAAGCGAATGCAATGTTTCCACAATGGTGGAGAACAAACAAGAGCAGCCGAAAAAAGAGGATCAAGAAGTGGACATTAAGGAAAATGAGTTGGATTCGGTTTTAGCTGAAGATCTGAGCTTGCCAGGATTAGAGGCCAATGCAAAGCAGCcggcgccgccgccaaatgaACGGGATGTAGTCAGCAACTACGACAAGTTCTCTTCCAAGTTTGTCTCGCTATAA
- the endos gene encoding alpha-endosulfine, with protein MSSAEENSNNSPATTPQDNDPNEKANLTDLEKLEEEKLKSKYPGGMRVPGGHSAFLQKRLQKGQKFFDSGDYQMAKQKGGGVKQVFANKVTTGEAIPTPETVPARKTSIIQPCNKFPATS; from the exons ATGAGCTCCGCGGAggaaaacagcaacaacagcccgGCCACCACGCCTCAGGACAACGATCCCAATGAGAAGGCAAATCTGACGGATCTGGAGAAGCTCGAGGAGGAGAAGTTGAAGTCCAAGTATCCCGGCGGAATGCGAGTGCCCGGTGGGCACTCTGCCTTTCTCCAAAAAAGGCTGCAGAAGGGG CAAAAATTCTTCGATTCGGGCGACTACCAGATGGCCAAGCAGAAGGGTGGCGGTGTTAAGCAGGTCTTTGCCAACAAGGTGACCACCGGAGAGGCGATTCCCACGCCAGAAACCGTGCCGGCACGCAAAACCTCGATCATCCAACCATGTAACAAGTTCCCGGCGACGAGCTAA